The following proteins come from a genomic window of Streptomyces liliiviolaceus:
- a CDS encoding ATP-binding protein, giving the protein MDSDGTHDARGTHADRVPRPAGPPRVPPRPTQAPGGPPRPDGSAFLSWLRTPRPEAAPGVWRFGHRPRPEVEPEQIPARQLLSGAFIAFLVGYLIWSLLWNGYLGGWWLLPLYAMIPDSWAQPHSFGSVVVVYAYYVAVALGIMIGVGRLGRWGEVWRRYGPPAWRRAAPVDDRPPVPEEDPAQWNALRAAGAADAADRLGSDARAGLMRDVDHARITRAWQGVRSGRHSLATFTGAVLREGAAACLHPSGERDLPGRLAQHDLVTGQVRLGTTADDARNPYAYRGTGMALGPELLGTSLLAVGPAGSGKTGGVVWPLVESLCLHALAGRAAVVVVGAAGAGLGPVDAYDVVVRVGNPESVYDLDLYGGTTDPDEAAAVLAEALVGDLADPHPSGDSRRSTTVLAQLLGPYRAVHGRFPSVPELRQLLDGAPGPLGALRKALTDGGQESLLRELDARERQLGQPGDVGGVLADRVALLDRPAFAGFFDTSGQTRPFSLRALDHPVRVRIDLPQRGHADASRILSRLVLAQFAASVAVREDRSLFACLVLDDATGVVTPEAVRGIQRLRSANAGVVMTLRTLDDAPRPLRSPLLGAIGCRVALSGLTPWDGQDFAEVWGKEWIEARDVTDRQIIAETPAGKAVHMLRRVITGNAPTARAVTVRQVERERWSASELAHAVPPGHAVLSLTSVRGDHAPPLLVDLRNPGA; this is encoded by the coding sequence ATGGACAGCGACGGCACGCACGACGCACGGGGCACACACGCCGATCGTGTGCCGCGGCCGGCCGGACCGCCCCGGGTACCGCCGCGGCCCACGCAGGCACCCGGCGGGCCGCCGCGCCCGGACGGATCCGCCTTCCTCAGCTGGCTGCGCACGCCCCGGCCCGAGGCCGCACCGGGCGTATGGCGGTTCGGGCACCGGCCGCGGCCGGAGGTGGAGCCGGAGCAGATCCCCGCCCGGCAGCTGCTCAGCGGCGCCTTCATCGCGTTCCTCGTCGGCTACCTGATCTGGTCGCTGCTGTGGAACGGCTACCTCGGCGGCTGGTGGCTGCTGCCGCTGTACGCGATGATCCCGGACTCCTGGGCCCAGCCCCACAGCTTCGGATCCGTCGTGGTCGTCTACGCCTACTACGTGGCCGTGGCGCTCGGCATCATGATCGGCGTCGGCCGGCTCGGCCGGTGGGGCGAGGTCTGGCGCCGGTACGGGCCCCCCGCCTGGCGCCGGGCCGCACCCGTCGACGACCGGCCGCCGGTACCGGAGGAGGACCCCGCGCAGTGGAACGCCCTGCGCGCCGCAGGAGCCGCCGACGCCGCCGACCGGCTCGGCTCCGACGCGCGGGCCGGGCTGATGCGCGACGTCGACCACGCCCGGATCACCCGCGCCTGGCAGGGCGTGCGCAGCGGACGCCACAGCCTCGCCACCTTCACCGGCGCCGTGCTGCGCGAGGGCGCCGCCGCCTGTCTGCACCCCTCCGGCGAGCGGGACCTGCCGGGCCGGCTCGCCCAGCACGACCTCGTCACGGGGCAGGTGCGCCTCGGCACGACCGCCGACGACGCCCGCAATCCGTACGCCTACCGCGGCACCGGGATGGCGCTCGGGCCCGAGCTGCTGGGGACCTCGCTGCTCGCCGTCGGGCCCGCCGGGTCCGGGAAGACCGGCGGGGTCGTCTGGCCGCTCGTCGAGTCGCTGTGCCTGCACGCGCTCGCCGGGCGCGCGGCCGTGGTCGTCGTCGGGGCCGCGGGCGCGGGCCTCGGCCCGGTGGACGCGTACGACGTCGTGGTGCGGGTCGGCAACCCCGAGTCCGTGTACGACCTCGACCTGTACGGCGGCACCACCGACCCGGACGAGGCCGCGGCCGTGCTCGCCGAGGCGCTCGTCGGCGATCTGGCAGACCCGCACCCCAGCGGGGACAGCCGGCGGTCCACCACCGTGCTCGCCCAGCTGCTCGGGCCGTACCGGGCCGTCCACGGACGCTTCCCCTCCGTGCCCGAGCTGCGGCAGCTCCTCGACGGCGCCCCCGGCCCGCTGGGCGCGCTCCGCAAGGCGCTCACCGACGGCGGCCAGGAGTCCCTGCTGAGGGAACTCGACGCACGGGAGCGGCAGTTGGGGCAGCCCGGCGATGTGGGCGGCGTGCTCGCGGACCGGGTGGCGCTGCTGGACCGGCCCGCCTTCGCCGGTTTCTTCGACACCTCCGGACAGACCCGGCCCTTCTCGCTGCGCGCGCTCGACCATCCCGTACGCGTACGGATCGACCTGCCCCAGCGCGGGCACGCGGACGCCTCACGGATCCTGTCGCGGCTCGTGCTCGCCCAGTTCGCGGCCAGTGTCGCGGTCCGCGAGGACCGCTCCCTGTTCGCCTGCCTGGTGCTCGACGACGCCACCGGGGTCGTCACCCCCGAGGCCGTACGGGGGATCCAGCGGCTGCGGTCCGCCAACGCCGGGGTCGTGATGACCCTGCGCACGCTCGACGACGCGCCCCGCCCGCTGCGCTCGCCCCTGCTCGGCGCGATCGGGTGCCGGGTGGCCCTGTCCGGGCTCACCCCGTGGGACGGGCAGGACTTCGCGGAGGTCTGGGGCAAGGAGTGGATCGAGGCACGGGACGTCACCGACCGGCAGATCATCGCGGAGACACCGGCCGGGAAGGCCGTCCACATGCTGCGCCGGGTGATCACCGGGAACGCGCCCACCGCCCGGGCCGTGACCGTGCGCCAGGTCGAACGGGAACGGTGGTCGGCGTCCGAACTGGCGCACGCGGTGCCACCGGGGCACGCGGTGCTCTCGCTCACCAGCGTGCGCGGGGACCACGCGCCCCCGCTCCTGGTGGATCTGCGCAACCCGGGCGCCTGA
- the gabT gene encoding 4-aminobutyrate--2-oxoglutarate transaminase — translation MSAVPQERRIVTAIPGPKSQELQERRSAAVAAGVGSVLPVFTARAGGGILEDVDGNRLIDFGSGIAVTSVGASAEAVVRRAAAQLQDFTHTCFMVTPYEGYVAVAEALAELTPGDHAKKSALFNSGAEAVENAVKIARAYTKRQAVVVFDHGYHGRTNLTMALTAKNMPYKHGFGPFAPEVYRVPVAYGYRWPTGPDNAGAEAAAQAIDEITKQVGPDNVAAIIIEPVLGEGGFIEPAKGFLPALSKFATDNGIVFVADEIQSGFCRTGQWFACEDEGIVPDLITTAKGIAGGLPLAAVTGRAEIMDAAHAGGLGGTYGGNPVACAGALGSIETMKELDLNAKAKNIEAVMKARLGAMAEKFDIIGDVRGRGAMIAIELVKDRTTKEPNAEATAALAKACHQEGLLVLTCGTYGNVLRFLPPLVIGEDLLSEGLDIIEQAFARI, via the coding sequence ATGAGCGCAGTTCCGCAGGAGCGCCGCATCGTCACCGCCATTCCCGGCCCGAAGTCGCAGGAGCTGCAGGAGCGCCGCAGCGCCGCGGTCGCGGCCGGTGTGGGGTCCGTGCTGCCCGTCTTCACCGCGCGCGCCGGCGGCGGCATCCTGGAGGACGTCGACGGGAACCGGCTGATCGACTTCGGTTCCGGTATCGCCGTGACGTCCGTGGGCGCCTCCGCCGAGGCCGTCGTACGCCGGGCCGCCGCCCAGCTCCAGGACTTCACCCACACCTGTTTCATGGTCACGCCGTACGAGGGTTACGTGGCCGTCGCCGAGGCGCTCGCCGAGCTGACGCCCGGGGACCACGCCAAGAAGAGCGCCCTGTTCAACAGCGGCGCCGAGGCCGTCGAGAACGCCGTCAAGATCGCCCGCGCCTACACGAAGCGGCAGGCGGTAGTCGTCTTCGACCACGGCTACCACGGGCGCACCAACCTCACGATGGCGCTGACCGCGAAGAACATGCCGTACAAGCACGGGTTCGGGCCGTTCGCGCCCGAGGTCTACCGCGTGCCGGTGGCGTACGGCTACCGCTGGCCGACCGGTCCGGACAACGCGGGCGCCGAGGCCGCCGCGCAGGCCATCGACGAGATCACCAAGCAGGTCGGTCCGGACAACGTGGCCGCGATCATCATCGAGCCGGTGCTCGGCGAGGGCGGCTTCATCGAGCCCGCGAAGGGCTTCCTGCCGGCCCTGAGCAAGTTCGCGACCGACAACGGCATCGTCTTCGTCGCCGACGAGATCCAGTCCGGGTTCTGCCGTACGGGCCAGTGGTTCGCGTGCGAGGACGAGGGGATCGTCCCGGACCTGATCACCACCGCCAAGGGCATCGCGGGCGGTCTGCCGCTGGCCGCCGTGACGGGCCGCGCCGAGATCATGGACGCCGCGCACGCGGGCGGTCTGGGCGGCACCTACGGCGGCAACCCGGTCGCCTGCGCCGGCGCGCTCGGCTCCATCGAGACGATGAAGGAGCTGGACCTCAACGCGAAGGCGAAGAACATCGAGGCCGTCATGAAGGCCCGGCTGGGCGCGATGGCCGAGAAGTTCGACATCATCGGCGACGTCCGCGGGCGGGGCGCGATGATCGCGATCGAGCTGGTCAAGGACCGTACGACGAAGGAGCCGAACGCGGAGGCGACCGCCGCGCTCGCCAAGGCCTGCCACCAGGAGGGCCTGCTGGTCCTGACCTGTGGCACCTACGGGAACGTGCTGCGCTTCCTGCCTCCGCTGGTCATCGGCGAGGACCTGCTGAGCGAGGGACTGGACATCATCGAGCAGGCTTTCGCCCGCATCTGA